CTAGTTGACCCATAGCGatctgcccttttttttttttttttttttgtgtgtgtataAAACATTTTATAATTTGGAGTGTAGTGATCTAGACACTGCTTCAAAGTTTTAGATGTCGGTTTAGTAATCGAAATTGAGAATTCAGAAAATAGAGGTCCTAAATTCGACTGTAACTACAAAGATTGAGTTTCTTTTCTCACTATTGCGAAATTTTTCATGTTTCTCAAAAATGGTTTAGTTACAAAAAGCAACTGAAAAAGTACGAGGTAGTATGATCTTGGAATAACCAAAAACTAGGAGGTGagccattttttattttgtttctacGACATGGAATCATGCGTCTTATGAAAtgtcattttcttttaaaaaaaaatgaaatttcttaATTGCAAGACAGCAATCATTCAATTCATTATAACCTTTGCTGATAATTCGTGGCCGAGAAAAGGAGACAAAGCTCTCACTGCCCCCACTGACTCTATCAAAATCTTCACATCTACGTATGAAATTGTAATTGGTGGCCTAGAGACAGAGACAAAGTGAGGGCAATTCAAAATTTCCACATCTACATATAAAATTGTAGTTTTATCCCCACACTTAAATGAAATTGTCCGCACTATTCTTCAACAAAATCAAAGTACTAGGAAATTGCCCCCAACAACTCAACTCATTCCCGAGCAAAAACATTTATGACGAACCTaccctctttttttcttcattacACGCTGCACCTTCTGTTCTTCTTCTCCATCAGATTTTCTACCTCTTCTACTTCACCGGTTGGACAACCATAAAGATCAGTGGCTTTCGACTCTCCTTGGACAACGAATTCTAGAGTTGAAGAGTCTTCTACTAGGGTGAATTCCTTGATCCCAGGTCAGTGGATTACAAACTCCCTTGCctctgcaattttcttttcGTATGCaagcttttctctttcttcttctctgtTTTTTCAGGTTACTCATTGGGTAgctgaaaataaagaagaaaagaagggaatCTGATACAATAACACTAACTGGACCAAAATGCTATGCTCTGGATCCATCACCTTCTCACTTTTATTCCACTCATGCTACACAATCTGTCAGTTTTGTAAAAAAGTCTTCCTTCCATGAATTCATATTCTTTTGTCACAAAATCCAATAAGAAATTATTTCCGCAACAAATACACTATTATTGGTGAGAATAATACATGTTTTTAATCCATGTATTTTGTTGTAGTACATGTATTTTAATTCACTTACTTCAACAAATAcattattttgttcttttttttggtgAGATGAATGTTAATGTCACTAGATTTgtcatttttatgtttttaatgTGTTTTCTTGGATTACGCATTCAATGGAGGTCAATCAATTCTTGatcttttggttatttgatccgTGAATACTGGTATAGTTTGGGTGGGTTTCTACATGCCCTGTACCTGTTTGTAAAATTGTCTGCTTGAATAGCTTTCAGTTTCATAGTTATTCGTACATTAGgatttcaagtttcaaccatCAATTTCGTTTGTTTATGCTTATTTATATCTATACATCATTGTGTTTACGGATGTATGATGCATGTCTAGGCCCTTTTAATAAGATCAATTGATGTTTAATGCATTTGAAGATTTTGATGCCGTAATCTAGTTTGGTGAATACTTACGTTTGGTTGTCATATTGTTATGTAGACAAAGATGCCACGTTTGCCTATTGAAAACAGAAGACGCAAAAAATATCGAGGGCAAAGCCAGATTTTATCAGGAATGATAATGGTTGTTATTGCACTGTTTATGATGTGGTACCAGTTAATATTCATACATCTCAAAAGTAGAAGACgccaaataaaatcaaaagaagaaaaagtcacTGAGCGCATGCAACACTTATTCAATTTGACTAGGGAGAGTGATGCTTATTGTATTAGCGAACTTCGTATGGATAGACGAACATTTGGGATATTATGTGAAATGATTAGAGACACTGGAGGTTTGAAAGCTACAAGAAACATGTCAATAGAAGAAATTGTTGccatgtttgtatatgttttggCTCACCACAAGAAAAGTAGAACAATTTGTGGTCTATTTTGGAGAAGTAGAGAAACGGTGAGTCGTCAATTTAATCTTTGCCTCCTAGCAGTTTTGAAATTGCATACTATATTACTTAAGAAGCCTGAGCCTATTACCGAAGATTGCACAGATGAGAGATGGAAATGTTTTAAGGTAATTCAAACATTAAAATACAATCATTTAATAAAATGTATGTTTTCATCTAAACTATCCAATATAGACATTTTaactcatttatatttttatttttgttaaaatagAATTGTTTAGGTGCCTTAGATGGGACATTAATAGATGTGACACCACCCACCGAACAAAAATCAAGATACCGAACGAGAAAAGGAAGTATTGCAACGAATGTATTAGGGGTTTGTTCTCCTAATATGCAATTTATCTATGTCTTGCCTGGTTGGGAAGGTTCGGCACATGATGGTCGTGTGCTTCGAAATGCTATCTCTAGACCAAATGGTTTTAGAGTCccacaaggtaaacatatattGCAGTATTCAATaccattcaatcaattttttttcgaaaataaagtagtctagtattaatttgtaCATGATTGAATTTTGAAGGTTGTTATTACTTGGTGGATGCTGGATATTGTAATGCTGATGGATTTCTTGCCCCTTATCGAGGGCAAAGATACCACCTTAATGAATTCAATGGTTATCGACCACAAAGACCAGAGGAATATTTCAACATGAAACATTCTAAAGCTAGAAATATCATAGAAAGATGTTTTGGATTGCTAAAAGGAAGGTGGAAGATTCTAGCATCCccttcattttttccaattcaaaCACAAGTGCGAATAATTATGGCATGTTGTCTGCTGCACAACTTGATAAGGAAGTTCATGACTTTTGATCCACAAGAATTACTACAatgtgaagaaaatgaaagtgaagaTGAAGACAGTGATGAAGAAGTAGAGTACATATCCACTATTTTACCAAGTGATCAATGGGCAAATTTTAGAAATAATTTAGCACATGAAATGTTTGACAATTGGAGGGCTGGACTTAGTATTTAGCTATGAATGGATGTTTAGCTCTTAGACTcattaaatttggattgacaTTTGATGTACTCTTGTAGTGGATTTGTGAATTAGATTGACACTTGATGTATGTtcttttaaatttggattgactTTTAATTGTATGTTCTTTTATgtgttttattatattataaatttcaGTTATATGCTATTGTGTATCAAAATTAATTGATATATATGGGTTGACTTCTGAATGATAGGATGGAGAATGATGAAATTGTACGTGGAAGAGGGAAAAATAAATGTTTTTGGACTGGTGAAGAAGTAAAAGTGCTCATAGAATCATTGCAAGAGTTGGCTTGTGATCCAATGTGGAAATCAGATGGaggatttaaaaataattatatgagCGAATTGCTTAAAATTATCTTGCGTAAGCAACCTACTTTTACCAAACAAGTCAGCCCACATATTTAATCAAAAGTTaagtggctgaaaaataggttcCATGCAATTGTTGAAATGTGCAAAGAAAGTGGTTGTAGTTGGAATGATGCTGAGAAAAAGATTTCTTGTGAAAAACAGTGGTATGATGATTGGTGCAAGGTAAGAAATTGATTACTTTTTACATTCTGATATGTTCTTTTTCAACCTTTTATTAAGATTATCATTTATCTTTCTATTCTATCTCTAGACTTATAAGGATGCGAAGGGCCTTTGGGATGTCAAATTTCCATATTTAGGAGATCTTGAAATTGTATATGGAAGAGACAGAGCCACTGGAAATGTTGCTGAAGATTTTGCACAAGCTGTCCAAGATATGGAAGATGTCCAAAATTTGGAGGAAGGAGATGAAGGGCTTGATGCTATGTAGAtctggcaatttgtcccaagtcccaatgggctacccatgcccaaaggaactttgggcgggatgggtattataatttggtattgggtttaagttgggacacatcccaactatacccattaatgaatgggaaaggatgggaaatacttgggtatccattgggctcaaatggcaagggctccgtttggattagctgtttttggtaggtgtttttgaaatattttattgtagccgtgtatatgaaaaatttttactataaaatttttttgaaatatttgatatactaatatggatgggatgtttcttgagttattgtatattactgtaacattgtatttgaaaaacttattttttgaaaaaatagtcaatccaaacggagtcttagattcaaaaattatctttaacaatttttatagtcataccagcgaatataatctagtagtctttctagtcattatccacaagaatttccagcatttcagttagtttagacctgtcatccttggacaatgatgaggataaatattcaacatcctaaggaccttggccatcttgatatatgttggaatatggctgtatatctatcttttcctttatttgttaatccaatttttggtgggaatcttgagtataaagcacttgcatgtttatttaataaaactaaaagaaatttaataaatcaaaaatattaaaattatataaaaaataaaaaatgaattaaaggaaaaaaatatgtagaaaatgaaTTTGGGTATTGGCCGGGATGAATCTAAACCCATTCCAAAatgatcccgcccaagttagtcccaaaacacatatgggtaaggttggacccaaacccatatgactcggttccatctcaaacccaagcaaatcccgcccatcccgcccattttgccacctctaatgCTATGTCAAACTCGGATAATGATAAGGTAGAAGAAGATGAAGTAAATTCCATGGAGCAATCAACTCAACCAAGCTcaacaagtacaagaaattccaagaaacaaaagaaataatcCCCTCCCATTGCAAATgtgtcaaaaaaaatgaaatctgcATCAACAACTAGGGGTGATCTTGATGCATCATTGCAACTTCTCACCAGCAAATTTGGAGATTTTGTGGAGGGAATTCAAGCTAATTTCACAACTATGGCAGCAGCCATGTCAAATGAGGATAAACATGAGCAATTGGTCTCCGATAGAAGAGATCAAGTTGTTGCTGAGTTAATGAAACTTGCTTTACCGAGTGGAGATGTGATGAATGCAGCCGACATATTTTCAGAGCAGATTTCCAAGCTTCATGTGTTCTACAATCTTCCTGCAGAAATGAAACGACAATATGTAATTAACCTCCTTTATCCTCCATCTACTCGCTGAAGTAAAATTATTGTTAGCTGGAAAGTGATGATTTGATGgcaatttctttttgttatgGTGATTGTTAGATGGTTATATGATTAGTCTTTTGGAGATTGTGGACATTGAGTGGCACTCTCGACTGGATTAGACAATTGACTTGTATTTGGTATGGTTAGCTTTTGTGATTTGAGTCTCCTTCTTTTGTTCATATATGTAAGGAGAGATCTATTTCATATCATTATCTAATGTAGGAACCACAAATGACTTGTTAATGGAGTAAATTTCCAAAAAGAAAGAGTTTTTAAACTAACTTCCTAAAGGCTGGCAATTTTTGAGTCTCTTCCCAAAGGGTGAAAAACACATTCAAGAAATGCgttcttccaaataaaaatgcaactttcaaatacgttattttaattttcgtaaatttgtttaaatataaaaaattggttaaatagcgtattaaatacaaaacctgctaatttcccataaagagctggtatcttatgagtaatttctttttttttttttactttcacatatttaatttatattaaatacaaaacatactagttttcctttgggcGCTATTTAATCTATTTtttccataaagagttggtatgttTTCAATAAAGAGTTGGTACAAAACATATTACAAAACCTGTCAGTTTCCCTTAAAGAGTTAGTATCTTATgagcaattttgtttttttaactttcacatatttaatttatgttaaatacaaaacatactagttttcctttgggcactatttaatcaattttttccataaagctggtacaaaacctgccagttttccataaagagctggtatcttatgggctatttaaccaatttttcatatttaaacaaatttccaaaacataaaataacgtatttgaaagttgcgtttttatttggaagaacACATTCCTTGGATGCATGTTTCACCCTTTGGGAAGAGACTCAAAAATCGTCACCTTTTGGATGATTGTTTAAAAACTcctttttttgggaatttactCCTTGTTAATGCAGCCACTATATTTATTTTctggtattaatttttttattatttatgattttcttatgttttatcAAAAAGTTAATAACTATTGTAGTTACAATTATGAAAATGTTAATTTGTCGTAtgtgtaattcttttgttttagaagaattgttatatcaggggaaaatttggaatttaattgcatttaattccgaAACACTCAGCAAACCAAGCATCAGGAATTGGAATAATGCTAATTCCAATGTGTGAACCAAGCAagatattggaatgaaaaattttaattccaaaaccaaagTCTATGATTCCAATTACAATTCCAATTCCTAAGCTTGAACCAAGCGCCCCCTAATTTTTTCCATGCCTCTGCCACCCATGTGCTTGGAGTGTactaatcttatatatattttgataGTATATATACCCTAGAACCTTTGATTgcataacattaaaaaaaaaatgaaatggagATTTAAATGGAAACTATAAAGATGACCAAATGGAAGACCAAGGAAAGAAGATACCGATGGAGTGGGTATCCAGTTCACCAATTTGAAAGGGTGGAGTACACAATAGACCAAAGGAAATTCAGCACGGAAGACAAGTCTAGTTCCAAACCACTTAAAATATTTATACTTGTAAATAATAGAACTAAGCATGTTGTAGAAATTAGATAACTATACAGAAATACATTATTCTTTCTTACACTATCAgtgtaaaatatttttctacaatTGAAGTtagatgaaaaacacattgccgttattcaaatttaaattctcatttttcatttattggtatgTATTTAGTCTCATtagtatattaaaaaaattcatgtGAGAAGGTGTAAGAAAATTAACTCGAGAAATTAACTTTAAATTGGTCAAGGGGGTATGGGGAAGGCAAGAGAGAGATGCTAGAAGTCAGGTTTATATAACTTGAAGCAGTTAAATCGAAATTAGATCTAGTTAGGTTTGTAATTTGTATCATATTAATTGCATTAGGTAGCACTTGCTGTTGCCTTTTGATTTGAGGAAAACCCCCCATGAAATTAAACTACAAAGTAGGCTCATCATGTTCCTTGTCCATTTGTAAACCATAAAAATGGATCGCACTTAAAATCACTGCTAAGTTAACATTAAATCGATCTGTCGACATTGGTTTTCTCTGTTCAgtataaaattgaaattaaattgaAATTGGAAATGAATTTATATAAATCGGTTCATCATTCTATTTATTTTCATATTTGGTAcagaaacttaaaaataaatgtGGTTAACTCAAAAAAATCGATTTTCTCCATCTGCactaattaaattattattaattatttatatcatgtgatttattaagtgtattcatgCAAACACAAATCAGCTATTCATAAActctaaagaagtaccatcatATGAATATTATGACATGTGTCCATACAAATTGTATATGGTAAGAAGTAAGCACACTAACACAATTTGTCATAAGTAATAAAGTAGTAGACATTATTACAACTTTATCTATATTAATTTGCATTATTTAGTTTTTTTGTAGAAGAAAGGTCGTAATAGATGTATTCATAATTAATAACATAGTGAATATTCACTAATCAATTTGTACATGTAAATATATGTTTTAATAATAAGTTTTTTTGAAGCATGTTTTAATAATAAGTTGTAACATAGGCATAAAAATAAACAACATCAATATTATGtattcaagaaaaaataaataagtaagaATCAAAATCGGTTTCTGTTTAAAATTGAAGTTGAAAATTCGATACCAAATTTGGAATtacattttaaacaaaattattttgaattgaATTAACTGAAATCGGTTCACCAAGATCAACTTAAGTCaatatgaaattcttttaaccTTACCGCTGTTCTTCAAGATCAAGTCATGTCCTCATAAACTCCAGTTCTTTATTGACATGCTTAAACAAAAATACTAGACTATAAATGTACAAGGACAATTATTGTTGTATCATTGATAATAAAGTTTTTTTAGTGATTAGACAAATAACATGCTCACAGCAGAAGTAGTAATAACATGGTGGCTTCACCATTAGGCCACATTACTCTTCTGGGTTTTTTATTTAGTAATAACATGGTGGCTTGGATATTAAACTCAAACACTGCCCTTCACAGCAGAACTATAGCCGTTCTGTTTGTCATTGTATCGATCGTAAAGCATGATCCCACCATATTTTGATGATGATTTTTTCACGAACGGCAGGACCTTTGATTTTAGAACTTGTTCTGGAACAAAACCACTTTTAGCAGCCATCTTTGAAGCCGGAAGTCCAACAAAAAATTGATTTGCTTTTATTGATGATGTCCATTTCTTCCATGAATTTTCGAAGTTGTTGGGACTGCTAGAAGTGTACTCACACATAGGATTATTGTAGAACTGGATCCATACGTAGTCAAAGAGTCCAGTGCTAAGGGCAGCATTGAGTTTCTTATCAGGAAATGGACACTGTGGTGATGCAGTTAAGTACACTTTTTTGCCTTGCTTGCTGTAACCAGACAATGCTTGAGCCAAAGCAGCATAATAAGATTGGCCTTGGCCAAGTTCAATATCGAAGTCGATACCATCCAAAACAGCATCACCTAGTGGTCTTGAATTTGATTTGCCCCCTAAAAAGTTGTTCCACAGATAATCTGCCACTTGCTTGGCATCATTGGCTGATGATAAAGAATAGCTCCCGTTGCCACCGCCAATTGAGAGCATGACCTTAATTCCTTGGCTTTGACACTGGCGAATGTTCTCGCTTAATTTTTTACAGTCCCCAGATGAAGGCTCACAATGACCAGCTAGGTTCAGCTTAGGAGTTTGACCATTGCCAAAAGTTGGGAGGAAGGCTATGTTAACAACCCGATACAATCCAGAGGAACATGTATCGCGCAAGGTGCCTTCCATTACATTTTGGCCCCAGTAGACCACAATGACTCCACATTCTGAAGTCAAGACGAGGGAAAAGATTGTAGAGACTATTATTAAAGCAATTGAATGAActttgagattcatcatttggTGGAATATGGTTTGTGAAGACTGCGATGAACCAAGGGACTCAGGACTGCGCTTCTTATAGGAAGGGATTTGAAGTACTCTTGAAGTGGTTTGACGAATTTGGATCCTCCGTCAAATTTTTAACGTCACACTCCATATTACACCATGTATAGAAGGTTTGTGAAATATTTAAAGCAGGTTCACCTTGATACATGGTGTAATTGGGGGTATAATACTAGAGAAGAcggtattttgacagtttttcAATTGACAATTCTTGTTCAAAGTTTGTGATTAGGTTTAATTTGAAAGTAGGTGGATGTATGGATTTTGGAAATACTTTTTAACGATTTGATTAGTTATATGATTTGCACTAACCGATTTGTATTGGACAAATTTTAATTCGTGAGGCGTTGATCCTTGCAAAGGGTGCAAGGACGATTGACAAGAAAGTTGTAAAAATCAAAGAGTTAACACCAGCAAATAGGGATAGCAACGACACGGGTGCCAGCCTCGCGGAGGAGTAATGGGTAGGGACGGAGCATGGGCAAGGGAGATTTTTCTCCACCCCACCCCAGCCCATACTCCATCCCTCacttaaatttattaatataaataaatataatataatgCGTAATCTAACAATAATACTTAGGATATTGATTAtctctattattttattttattttgttctatgTTATTTTGGAAAGAAggtttaacattttttttggatgtttattgattttttttaataaccaTTGCTGGAAAGAATCAAATTGAAACGAAGATGTTtggaaattattttgaaaatacCAGAATCGTAGTTGGTATTTGGCACAAGCATATTTTGGGCTGCATGAGCATTCCCAAGGGTTATTTGTACAATTTGATTAaggtttctattttttttttttttttgtgctttcttgattctttttttgttcagtttttcccttttcactttttcagttctcttttttattttgttcattAAATTTAgtcttgatctattggagatgGATTTGAGAGTTGGGTTAAGTTTCACCCTATCAAGATGGAATAAGTTTAAGacaattagaaaaataaaattgtcaCCCTCAAGTGCCCACATAGGGTGCGAGGTGGGAAGGGAAAGGGGGATTTGACGGAACAGGGATGGGGGATGGGGTGGGGACCACAGGAATTTTTTGGCAATGGAGAGGACTCAAGAGCAGATCCCTCCGTCACTCTAAACCGACAATGTTGTTAGAGGCGGACCAGATCAGTTGGTCTGACCAGTCTGACCACGAACCAGCCTTCTTCCTGAATTGATGAGTAGCACAAAATTGCTCTAGTTAAAAACCGGCCAAACCAATGACCTGATTTGACTACTTAATCcgattctcaattttttttaatttttctaaacataatttgaattacctaaattataaaactttcatttattaataggaataaaaaaaaaacaccaccACTTAGTATAAATACCAAAATCACTCTCACCCTTAAACGATTTCTAAACCAAAAAGTTTTCATTCCTATCACCTTATCAATTTATCATTAGCGATTCCAACTTGTATCGAAAAATCATAAAGATTTCGAATTGGGTATAATttgttttagtttagtttttcgAGGAGTTTTGGAGAATGGACATATTTTAAACatgaattcatatttttatatataatttttaggtgtatatttgattgcaagtctaatatttttaaaacattttataTAGATGGTCAAAATATAACCACGaacttaattttaatatttctaaaactcaaaaaaatatataaaataattatgacaTCATACTAATGTTAGcaaatttttttagaaattaaCCTCTAACCTAATAGTTTCGCCGAGTCGATATCCCATCCAAATTTAAGAACATTGCATTGCGATCCCTGCTCGCTAAGATGCTTCACTAGAACGTTGGAATACCAGGTTTGCACTTCACTTGCAGTTGACTTAAACTAAGAAATAGTCATATGGTTTCACAGGATCAGCTCAAGTTCTCATTGACGTGCCCTTTTCTCTGTGGTGGAGATGTCACCATATGGTGTAAAGCTGCTCCATTTAGGCAGAAAGACCCACAAGTCCATTGCTCAATTTGATCTTGTTTGCTAGCCCAACCGTGGGGAATAATTCAAGTTGATGTTGTTTGCTAGCCTAGCCGTGGGGAATAATTCAATTTGATGTTTGTCGCTAGCCGTGGGGAATAATTTGAGGCAGTCTGGCACGTCCACTAACGACATTAGTCAATTTTAGAACTTTTAAAACTTCTGTAGGTTTTAGCTAAAATTTATCAACCATACCTCCAACGCACTTATCTTAAGTGATTAATTGGgttccttttaattttttttaaagttattttgtgtaaaaaaaaaaaattcctttcaAAGTTTCCTGCAAGAAATCAACTGCTAGGCAACTTTTCTTTCacaaattttttgaaacaaactttacaaaataataaaattatacaaaacgaAACAAATGTTAAACTAAAGGAAATTTAATTTCTATTAGGATTTTTCATAAAGTTGATCGAATCCAATTAACAAGTCAAAGGAAATTTGCTTTCTATTagaatttatataaaatagATATTTGCATTAGGATTTATTTATAGGCTATTCACTCCAATTAACACACTAATAATCAAGACTTTAATTGACAAACATAGTATTATTTCCTCCAAAGTTCATTATTGTGATTCTAATGATCTAATTCCCCAGATTTCATCATTATCTTTTGAAGGATGAGTGTTCCTTCAAACTCCATTGTTAAGAGGCGAtgcttttttcttcctttttttttggctttaaaaTGTCTTCTATTATATTTTTATGTATGTATGATTAGTCTATTTGAAGATACTATCGTaatgattatttattaattttttatttagttttggttCTTAATTGCAGTCCGTGTTTAATTTAAAGATAGAATTCATTATTTTTATATCATAGACAGCAGTAGGAACTAAAAAGTGAAACCTTTCCATGTTGTacttaaaattattttaacaaTCCAATTCAATTTTTTATACCTTTATTATGATTACTTATTCTTAACCATCTATTATTCGTATTCAAGAAATTACTATTGATTCAATTCATAGATGCCTCTGATCAAATGAAGGAGTGACAAGCATAATTTAGTATGCTTTAAATTGATAGGAGATAAAATGTTAGATAAACTAAtcactttattttgttttgaattttttatcgtttttgttatcataaaagtAACCTTATACATGTATGTATATGCACATGAAAATAtgttaaaatgaatgaaaatgtgGTTAGATACAAATGTAAATATATGCTTATGACCACAATCCACAACTATGATGTATAATTCATGAGTAGGCCTATATTGATCTAAAATAATTAGAATTTACGATGAATGGAAAATTTGCAACATTAATTAATCTAAAAAAAGATAGAAGTTATAAGATTTATGAATACGCATTAATAAATAAGTAGGCATGCATAGTAATTAAATGAGTATAAAGGAAGAATGTAGTAGAATACAAATAAATTAAAAGTTAAATGCATTATTAGTCTCTAAGGCAATATTTTGAGATTTAAGTGTATATATCATTGTCCGGTAAGCTCAAAGGTaatgtgatgtgatatatagaGTTGGATGATATGAGTATGTTAGGTGCACAATCGATATCTAGTGAGTAGATAGTAGCATATGTCGATAACACTATAAAATGTGgtctttgaaaataaaattaggGAGAGTTCTGCAGATTAACAACATGAATGATCACAAAGGTTAAGTGAATTAGAATAGTTCAGATGATAGTGCAGGTAAACATGTTGAAGTTTCAAATGTTGAAATCAACCAATAAGAGGTCTTATTATAACGGAAAacataatttatttttcaaattgggCGGATATGAAATGTGAATATGATGTAAATCATTCATATAATAAAGGTAGTGATTATTTCTCAAATTTTAGATTACCACCCTTGAAATAAAGATCATTTTtttgtgtcaaaaaaaaaaagttcgaaTGGATTCGCTTTCGATAATTACCGCGGATCATGGcaactaaaagaaaatttaattagtgaaaTTATCTAGTAAACAAACTAATTATCGATTAGGATGAAAAACCTTTTAATATTGGAGAATAGGAATTGGACTATCGGTTGTGTGTTTATTTTATCAATCCCGCTA
This region of Coffea arabica cultivar ET-39 chromosome 3c, Coffea Arabica ET-39 HiFi, whole genome shotgun sequence genomic DNA includes:
- the LOC140037962 gene encoding protein ALP1-like — its product is MPRLPIENRRRKKYRGQSQILSGMIMVVIALFMMWYQLIFIHLKSRRRQIKSKEEKVTERMQHLFNLTRESDAYCISELRMDRRTFGILCEMIRDTGGLKATRNMSIEEIVAMFVYVLAHHKKSRTICGLFWRSRETVSRQFNLCLLAVLKLHTILLKKPEPITEDCTDERWKCFKNCLGALDGTLIDVTPPTEQKSRYRTRKGSIATNVLGVCSPNMQFIYVLPGWEGSAHDGRVLRNAISRPNGFRVPQGCYYLVDAGYCNADGFLAPYRGQRYHLNEFNGYRPQRPEEYFNMKHSKARNIIERCFGLLKGRWKILASPSFFPIQTQVRIIMACCLLHNLIRKFMTFDPQELLQCEENESEDEDSDEEVEYISTILPSDQWANFRNNLAHEMFDNWRAGLSI
- the LOC140037713 gene encoding basic endochitinase-like; this encodes MMNLKVHSIALIIVSTIFSLVLTSECGVIVVYWGQNVMEGTLRDTCSSGLYRVVNIAFLPTFGNGQTPKLNLAGHCEPSSGDCKKLSENIRQCQSQGIKVMLSIGGGNGSYSLSSANDAKQVADYLWNNFLGGKSNSRPLGDAVLDGIDFDIELGQGQSYYAALAQALSGYSKQGKKVYLTASPQCPFPDKKLNAALSTGLFDYVWIQFYNNPMCEYTSSSPNNFENSWKKWTSSIKANQFFVGLPASKMAAKSGFVPEQVLKSKVLPFVKKSSSKYGGIMLYDRYNDKQNGYSSAVKGSV